A DNA window from Streptomyces canus contains the following coding sequences:
- a CDS encoding type I restriction-modification system subunit M, with amino-acid sequence MVDLKKDVWAIADTLRGVYARNKAGDIILPMTILRRLECVMAPHRAQVAAIIAQQPNETLRVKMIKSFTGGVKFYNTTKHTLASVYDSGDDMADNLLEYVRGFSSDIDVFANFHLPQHIERMRKGGILATIVRQFRDLDLSPKAVPNSKMGELFEHLIYMDFESSNAESGDHYTPRDAINLLVDLLFAEDDNALSGDAIRSIYDPTVGTGGMLSVAEEHLHRMNPDAELLLYGQELRSESYAMCRSDMLAKGQNPQNIVLGNTLTKDLFPDDRFNYILSNPPYGVDWKNIAEDVEKEHKRGFSGRFGAGLPPTSDGALLFVQHAIAKMNPADSQDGGARAGIVLNGSPLFSGGAGSGASNIRGWLLENDLIEAIVALPNDMFYNTGIPTYLWIFDNNKRPERKGKVQLIDATALGAKMDKSLGSKRVKINDAARERVLQQYADMESSDTSKIFDNLDFAFWQITVERPMRRNFETTPERVALVAEHKTLGNIDGLIDALNSFNGGQYLNREDFLNDLGKHLGSRSISLTSAQRKALWQTLGERDENADICRFQSGKNKGEPEPDVPLRDTEIVPFGWNGHPKKHDAKDATIKAYFNAEVKPHIEDAWIDNTKTKVGYEIPFTLHFYKYVPPRTLAEIDADLDESLQEILGLLHKVEASK; translated from the coding sequence GTGGTCGACCTGAAAAAGGACGTCTGGGCCATCGCGGACACCCTGCGCGGTGTCTATGCCCGCAACAAGGCGGGCGACATCATCCTGCCCATGACGATCCTGCGCCGCCTGGAGTGCGTCATGGCACCCCACCGCGCCCAGGTTGCCGCGATCATCGCCCAGCAGCCGAACGAGACGCTGCGCGTGAAGATGATCAAGTCCTTCACTGGCGGTGTGAAGTTCTACAACACGACGAAGCACACCCTGGCCTCGGTGTACGACTCCGGCGACGACATGGCCGACAACCTGCTGGAGTATGTGCGCGGGTTCAGCAGCGACATCGACGTCTTCGCGAACTTCCACCTGCCCCAGCACATCGAACGGATGAGGAAGGGCGGCATCCTCGCCACGATCGTCCGCCAGTTCCGCGATCTCGACCTGTCGCCCAAGGCCGTGCCGAACTCCAAGATGGGTGAGCTGTTCGAGCACCTCATCTATATGGACTTTGAGTCGTCCAACGCTGAGTCCGGTGACCACTACACTCCGCGCGACGCGATCAACCTGCTTGTCGACTTGCTGTTCGCCGAGGACGACAATGCGCTGTCCGGCGACGCCATCCGTAGCATTTACGACCCCACCGTCGGCACCGGTGGCATGCTCAGCGTGGCAGAGGAGCACCTGCACCGCATGAACCCGGACGCCGAGCTCCTCCTGTACGGGCAGGAACTGCGTTCCGAGTCCTACGCCATGTGCCGCTCCGACATGCTCGCCAAGGGCCAGAACCCCCAGAACATCGTGCTGGGCAATACCCTGACCAAGGACCTCTTCCCAGACGACAGGTTCAACTACATCCTCTCCAATCCGCCCTACGGCGTGGACTGGAAGAACATCGCCGAGGACGTGGAGAAGGAGCACAAGAGGGGCTTCAGTGGTCGCTTCGGGGCCGGCCTGCCCCCGACCTCCGACGGCGCCCTGCTGTTCGTCCAACACGCCATCGCCAAGATGAACCCCGCTGACAGCCAGGACGGCGGCGCCCGAGCCGGCATCGTCCTGAACGGCTCCCCGCTGTTCTCCGGCGGCGCCGGGAGCGGCGCCAGCAACATCCGAGGGTGGTTGCTGGAGAACGACTTGATCGAAGCCATCGTCGCGCTGCCGAACGACATGTTCTACAACACCGGCATTCCCACGTACCTATGGATCTTCGACAACAACAAGCGCCCCGAGCGCAAGGGCAAGGTGCAGCTCATCGACGCCACCGCCCTGGGCGCCAAGATGGACAAGTCCCTGGGCTCCAAGCGCGTCAAGATCAACGACGCCGCCCGTGAGCGCGTGCTCCAGCAGTACGCGGACATGGAGTCCTCGGACACGTCCAAGATCTTCGACAACCTCGACTTCGCCTTCTGGCAGATCACCGTCGAGCGGCCTATGCGGCGGAACTTCGAGACCACACCTGAACGGGTCGCCCTCGTTGCTGAGCACAAGACCCTAGGCAACATCGACGGCCTCATCGACGCCCTGAACTCCTTCAACGGGGGCCAGTACCTCAACCGTGAGGACTTCCTCAACGACCTGGGCAAGCACCTCGGTTCCCGCAGCATCAGCTTGACCTCCGCGCAGCGCAAGGCCCTGTGGCAGACCCTCGGCGAGCGCGACGAGAACGCCGACATCTGCCGTTTCCAGTCCGGTAAGAACAAGGGGGAGCCGGAGCCCGACGTTCCACTCCGCGATACCGAGATCGTCCCCTTTGGCTGGAATGGGCACCCCAAGAAGCACGACGCCAAGGACGCCACCATCAAGGCGTACTTCAACGCGGAGGTCAAGCCGCACATCGAGGACGCCTGGATCGACAACACCAAGACCAAGGTGGGCTACGAGATCCCCTTCACCCTCCACTTCTACAAGTACGTGCCCCCGCGCACCCTCGCTGAGATCGACGCCGACCTCGACGAGTCCCTGCAGGAGATCCTCGGCCTGCTGCACAAGGTGGAGGCAAGCAAGTGA
- a CDS encoding restriction endonuclease subunit S has translation MSTPLPWGDTQPPWTIGKVKHLGSVTLGKMLQAKDTGQDVLAPYMRAANVQPDGVLALDDVKEMWFSPSELDDLTLRQGDVVVVEGGQGGFGRAAYVGEDLDGWGFQNSINRVRSKTGNDGRFLAYYLIALRATGFIRRYCNVVSMPHLTAEKLAAIPLPLPSGPEQRAIADHLDRETAEIDRLIAALERFIGQLQERRQAVVEHELVEVVPAAPGTRLKHLVRSVRQGWSPQCFPWPADGVQTWAVLKAGAANRGVFRPEENKELPEDLEPRPSTVVRRGDLLVARANTRDLVGSAAVVSGDYPRLMLSDKLYALALDESKALPRYVAHLLASRRIRDLIEMAASGASSSMLNISRDDIVNLPMNVPEPAEQRRILKHLDEETAEIDLLIAKTQRHIELVRKRRSALITAAVTGQIDIPKEA, from the coding sequence GTGAGCACACCTCTTCCCTGGGGAGACACCCAGCCGCCGTGGACGATCGGTAAGGTCAAGCACCTGGGGAGCGTCACTCTCGGCAAGATGCTCCAGGCAAAAGACACAGGCCAAGACGTCCTTGCTCCATACATGAGGGCGGCCAACGTCCAGCCCGACGGCGTCCTTGCTCTGGACGACGTGAAGGAAATGTGGTTCTCACCCTCTGAGCTGGACGACCTCACCCTTCGGCAGGGTGACGTGGTCGTGGTCGAGGGCGGGCAGGGGGGCTTCGGACGTGCCGCGTACGTCGGTGAAGACCTCGACGGCTGGGGGTTCCAGAACTCGATCAACCGTGTCCGGTCGAAAACTGGTAATGATGGACGATTCCTTGCGTACTACCTGATCGCCCTGCGCGCCACCGGGTTCATCCGGAGGTACTGCAACGTCGTCTCCATGCCGCACCTGACGGCCGAGAAGCTGGCCGCTATTCCCCTCCCGCTTCCCTCCGGTCCTGAGCAACGCGCCATCGCTGACCACCTGGATCGCGAGACTGCAGAAATCGACAGGCTCATTGCCGCGCTGGAGCGGTTCATTGGACAGCTGCAGGAACGACGTCAAGCTGTCGTGGAGCATGAGCTCGTGGAGGTCGTGCCGGCGGCGCCCGGTACACGGCTGAAACACCTGGTGCGGTCCGTTCGACAGGGGTGGAGCCCGCAGTGCTTTCCTTGGCCTGCTGATGGAGTCCAGACCTGGGCAGTCCTGAAAGCCGGGGCAGCCAACCGCGGGGTCTTCCGACCGGAAGAGAACAAAGAGCTCCCCGAAGACCTGGAGCCGCGTCCGTCGACCGTGGTGCGGCGCGGCGATCTCTTGGTCGCCCGAGCCAACACCCGTGACCTTGTCGGTAGCGCGGCAGTGGTGTCCGGGGATTACCCACGGCTCATGCTGAGCGACAAGCTCTACGCTCTAGCCCTCGACGAGTCCAAGGCGTTGCCCCGCTATGTCGCCCACCTGCTGGCCAGCCGCCGAATCAGGGACTTGATCGAGATGGCCGCGTCTGGCGCGAGCTCTTCGATGCTGAACATCAGCAGGGACGACATCGTGAACCTTCCGATGAATGTTCCTGAGCCCGCTGAACAGCGTCGCATCCTCAAGCACCTGGACGAGGAAACAGCGGAGATCGACCTTCTGATCGCGAAGACGCAGCGGCACATCGAGCTCGTCAGGAAGCGCCGTAGCGCGCTCATCACTGCGGCCGTGACCGGCCAGATCGACATCCCCAAGGAGGCCTGA
- a CDS encoding type I restriction endonuclease subunit R, with product MVDLTYESEFEQHICEYLAAHGWEYSPNGEGYDAERALFPEDVFDWFKDLDPQAWKRSIGSGPRADSAKEALLDLIVQLRSTPLDNRGGGPGGTLQLLRSDVPVGLRDELKMVQWRPADPTNATRMAAYDKVRLRIMRQVHYSRQKPHDSIDLVAFINGVPVATFELKTNFKQSIDAAVKQYAQDRNPKGEPLLAFGTGALVHFVVTESEVRMTTQLVGEDTYFLPFNKGNNGGAGNPVNEHGPATAYLWEQVMARDTWLDIFGSTLFVDVKTSTNAITRERKTSTNVIFPRFHQWQAVSRMVEQIKAESVGGRFLIQHSAGSGKTNTIGWTAHRLSNLHDHTGRKVFDTVVVITDRTVLDDQMQRAVLQIEGKPDYVYNVDKRARTDQGSKSRALLKALQDRRRIVVVTIQTFPAVLKLLSQDDSLAGHRFAVIADEAHSSQAGATAKKVRQVLRAGGQEVDEGAEVDAEDTINAFADAPTPNVSFFAFTATPKPKTIELFGRRETPDAKPSAFDVYSMKQAIQEGFILDVLPRYQNYGTIYQIAEAIKKNGVNVSADDEDNLVEKAAAAKALKRFVRLHPTNIAQKVEIIVEHFRANVASLLGGHAKAMIVTSERKHALRYKLAIDKYIKSKGYDLGTLVAFSGTLDDPESGIHDEVSEAKMNPGAGPDLAEAFAEPNYRVMIAADKFQTGFDQPLLCAMYVDKRLDNIQAVQTLSRLNRTFRSGNLVKDRVFILDFVNEPKDIRAEFAKYYEEAEIETETNPNQLHVLAVGLRTFGIFDTQDVAQFVQGAQDGDRNAITAAMSRAQDRFAQAWDQAEHDEDTQAVERLEQFRKNVSSFVRLYDFLSQVYDYSGSPLEDLCAFCRELAQWIKAERTHDEIDISSARLVAIEQKDKGVTNASVTEKGDKLTGPSALGTAKVKDPEMVPLLEVIDTLNTLFDDLSESAVAGLMALVIQAAKSDEVLRSRALENSLENFLKSEKVRDRILDTLLAAPGELGKVVAEVVGDGKGLDSIIAGAFHGVRLDAGQEDS from the coding sequence ATGGTGGACCTGACCTACGAGTCGGAGTTTGAGCAGCACATCTGCGAATACCTGGCCGCCCATGGGTGGGAGTACTCCCCGAACGGGGAGGGGTACGACGCTGAACGTGCCCTGTTCCCAGAGGACGTTTTCGATTGGTTCAAGGACCTGGACCCGCAGGCGTGGAAGCGCAGCATCGGTTCCGGCCCGCGGGCAGACTCAGCGAAGGAGGCTCTGCTGGACCTGATCGTGCAGCTACGCTCCACCCCGCTGGACAACAGGGGCGGTGGCCCTGGCGGGACCCTGCAGTTGCTGCGCTCGGACGTCCCCGTGGGGCTGCGCGACGAGCTGAAGATGGTCCAGTGGCGCCCGGCGGACCCGACGAACGCCACGCGCATGGCCGCTTACGACAAGGTGCGTCTGCGGATCATGCGGCAGGTGCACTACTCGCGGCAGAAGCCTCACGACAGTATCGACTTGGTCGCGTTCATCAATGGCGTCCCGGTGGCCACCTTCGAGCTGAAGACCAACTTCAAGCAGTCCATTGACGCCGCCGTCAAGCAGTACGCCCAAGACCGCAACCCGAAGGGAGAGCCGCTGCTGGCGTTCGGTACCGGGGCGCTGGTGCACTTCGTGGTCACCGAGTCCGAGGTCCGCATGACCACCCAACTGGTCGGTGAGGACACCTACTTCCTGCCGTTCAACAAGGGCAACAACGGCGGCGCGGGCAACCCGGTCAACGAGCACGGGCCGGCCACCGCGTACCTGTGGGAGCAGGTCATGGCCCGCGACACGTGGCTGGACATCTTCGGGTCCACGCTGTTCGTGGACGTCAAGACCAGCACGAACGCGATCACGCGTGAGCGCAAGACCTCCACCAACGTCATATTCCCGCGCTTCCACCAGTGGCAGGCCGTCTCGCGGATGGTCGAACAGATCAAAGCGGAGAGCGTGGGGGGACGGTTCCTGATCCAGCACTCGGCAGGGTCGGGCAAGACGAACACGATCGGATGGACTGCACACCGCCTGTCGAACCTGCACGACCACACCGGTCGCAAGGTCTTCGACACGGTCGTGGTGATCACTGACCGCACGGTGCTGGACGATCAGATGCAGCGCGCGGTTCTTCAGATCGAGGGCAAGCCAGACTATGTCTACAACGTCGACAAGCGGGCCCGCACTGACCAGGGCTCCAAGTCACGTGCGCTACTCAAGGCCCTGCAGGACCGTCGCCGCATCGTGGTGGTGACCATTCAGACCTTCCCGGCCGTGCTCAAGCTCCTGTCGCAGGACGACTCGCTGGCCGGGCACCGGTTCGCGGTCATCGCGGACGAGGCGCACTCCTCGCAGGCCGGCGCCACGGCGAAGAAAGTGCGTCAGGTACTGCGCGCCGGCGGTCAGGAAGTCGACGAGGGCGCGGAGGTCGACGCCGAGGACACGATCAACGCGTTTGCCGACGCCCCGACCCCGAACGTGTCGTTCTTCGCATTCACCGCCACCCCGAAGCCCAAGACGATCGAACTGTTCGGGCGCCGCGAGACGCCCGACGCGAAGCCGTCCGCGTTCGACGTGTACTCGATGAAGCAGGCCATCCAGGAGGGGTTCATCCTGGACGTCCTGCCGCGCTACCAGAACTACGGGACCATTTACCAGATCGCTGAGGCGATCAAGAAGAATGGTGTCAACGTCTCCGCTGACGACGAAGACAACCTGGTCGAGAAGGCCGCGGCAGCAAAGGCCCTTAAGAGGTTCGTACGCCTGCACCCGACGAACATCGCCCAGAAGGTTGAGATCATCGTCGAGCACTTCCGTGCCAACGTGGCCAGCCTGCTCGGCGGCCACGCCAAGGCGATGATCGTGACCTCGGAACGCAAGCACGCGCTGCGGTACAAGCTGGCGATCGACAAGTACATCAAGTCCAAGGGTTACGACCTGGGCACCCTGGTCGCGTTCTCTGGCACCCTGGACGACCCGGAGTCCGGCATCCACGACGAGGTCTCCGAAGCCAAGATGAACCCGGGAGCTGGCCCGGACCTGGCCGAGGCGTTCGCCGAGCCGAACTACCGCGTCATGATAGCCGCGGACAAGTTCCAGACTGGGTTCGATCAGCCGTTACTGTGCGCGATGTACGTCGACAAGCGCCTGGACAACATCCAGGCGGTGCAGACCCTCTCGCGTCTGAACCGCACCTTCCGATCAGGCAACCTGGTCAAGGACCGGGTGTTCATCCTGGACTTCGTCAACGAGCCCAAGGACATCCGGGCGGAGTTCGCGAAGTATTACGAAGAAGCCGAGATCGAGACCGAGACCAACCCGAACCAGCTGCACGTGCTGGCGGTGGGGCTGCGAACCTTCGGGATCTTCGACACGCAGGACGTGGCCCAGTTCGTCCAGGGCGCCCAGGACGGTGACCGCAATGCCATCACCGCAGCGATGAGTCGGGCGCAGGACCGGTTCGCCCAGGCATGGGACCAGGCCGAGCACGACGAGGACACTCAGGCCGTGGAGCGGCTGGAGCAGTTCCGGAAGAACGTCTCCTCGTTCGTGCGGCTATACGACTTCCTGTCTCAGGTGTACGACTACTCCGGCTCCCCGCTGGAGGACCTGTGCGCGTTCTGTCGTGAACTCGCTCAGTGGATCAAGGCCGAGCGGACGCACGACGAAATCGACATCTCAAGCGCACGGCTGGTCGCCATCGAGCAGAAGGACAAGGGCGTCACGAACGCCTCGGTTACGGAGAAGGGCGACAAGCTGACCGGGCCGAGCGCGCTGGGCACGGCCAAGGTGAAGGACCCTGAGATGGTCCCGCTTCTGGAGGTCATCGACACCCTCAACACCTTGTTCGACGACCTGTCGGAGTCCGCCGTCGCCGGACTGATGGCGCTTGTTATCCAGGCGGCGAAGTCGGATGAGGTGCTGAGGTCGCGGGCGCTGGAGAACAGCCTGGAGAACTTCCTGAAGTCCGAGAAGGTCCGTGACCGGATCCTCGACACCCTGCTTGCCGCCCCCGGGGAGTTGGGGAAGGTAGTGGCTGAGGTCGTCGGCGATGGCAAGGGCCTGGACAGCATCATCGCGGGCGCCTTCCACGGCGTGCGTCTGGACGCAGGGCAGGAGGACAGCTGA
- the mobF gene encoding MobF family relaxase — MMTIHKLSAGDGYRYYTSETVTGDVRRSADRDLGDYYTAEGNPPGVWVGGGIAELGVSGTVTERQMEALYGEGLHPNADEIIKAAVDEGLSPAEATRRARLGRRYYRYDQNAGPLAAKIQDEIEAFESRQGREATADERRQLRAKAGAIAFRAGFGRSPKDAEELTRYISANTASKQQAVAAYDLVLRGPEEISKGLFGDGDEDVCRITIECDEEAVLETVAWIEEHALATRTGINGVAQEDVKGGLVATLFRHHDNRLGEPLLHHHLVVANKVRGADGKWRSIDGKLLYAMAVAASEYYNQLLVEKVCAQLGLEAEEREVTPGKRPVMGIKGFDRGVLQPHSKRTRDIGRRLEELLQAYRQEHGKEPGTAARMALIQQATLETRPTKTKGRSLAQLRAMWRRQAIAAVGRERVDALLRTAQAHASHSGDGSGGLAEIDVTQAAEDVLAVVSEERAVWGERHVLAEARRHVVRLSRGRSTAADGLAERITERVLSHGSLSITPPDLHRPFAPLLRADGTSIYRRRESVLYTSREVLAAEDRVLNAARTVVVPALAGDRFAQVADSFQGHELDAGQRRLAKAFACSDRLVVGGIGPAGAGKTTALQLVRDAVAAGGGRLIPLAPSSRAAKVIEGDLDTTAYTLHGWLAQRERLTEGSIVHRVLRRRRGKRKKASAEEYALRPGDVIVVDEAGMAGSKNLARVVAEAEFAGALVRLIGDPAQLGSVESGGLLRQLARDVGVVELEELHRFQTEGEGEATLVLRDGDPADAWSWYLEQGRVVGGSREEMLNAVFAAWQRDIEAGVNALMMADDGEMVRELNLRAQAFQLASGRLDLSWTARLRDELQAAVGDVIVTRKNQRKLSLLGGRDFVKNGDQWLIERIDRRGNVRVRHTGHGGRIVLSSGYLRRHAELGYAYTTHRAQGITVDAAHGVITARTSREAAYVEATRGRQSNHVYVVTDETQSMRDVLDSVAHSSQASISAHEMIEVEQERAYSIGQLVAEYTDVYARATSQRLQNLIRRVLGPEAEMFIAADAWDVAERSLRAAEAEGWDLGRLIRIAFDERDFADAEDAAAVLAWRIDYRIEEGRKAAESAARREAEPGSSRPLKTLSREQLQRLLELAELHRRTALEELLRADAAVDSQPRPVVVDGLPHPAWPDRAHGHLTRAQLAAAIAHVRARIRRAEHEGDHAAERAAAAEHALLRHEQRLRRKMPVRERMREDWQREPGRGGSHTATQPVEVTRAERIVNLHRQDAARERLRRAQLIAAKIRAEQRLRDELPDGPAPVPDNNGHLPDWIAPSAAVRDMDTPEGWRQHLVERRFVLSERLQQMGLSLVESPPSWARVLGPVPAAGTELREQWLRTAAVAEVWRIRHALADDVPGIGEQPADPRDAHAWSIFQQRIAEVGRRARASAAARHRPDEPSGGMRIAARTAENFQYRLLDAHMTEPEDREAVSAAAAAFAELALRRALEGQEPVEEWVEQIPAPDSEDSTQQEQWQQLVAALAAYRMLNQIDSGEPLGETPDEAEERELWAELHEAMTLFQRARIQQRLEEVRAHRDAERARRGLTPVAPGVPSDDAVRRRRADTAQDEQNHHRRRGPNSGPRRGPGM; from the coding sequence ATGATGACCATCCACAAACTCTCAGCTGGGGATGGCTATCGCTATTACACGAGCGAGACCGTCACCGGAGATGTGCGCCGTTCCGCAGACCGCGACCTGGGCGATTACTACACGGCAGAAGGAAATCCACCGGGCGTGTGGGTAGGCGGTGGAATCGCTGAACTGGGCGTGTCCGGGACGGTGACCGAGCGGCAAATGGAGGCCTTGTACGGCGAGGGGCTGCACCCGAACGCGGACGAGATCATCAAGGCAGCTGTGGACGAGGGCCTCTCGCCCGCTGAGGCCACTCGCCGAGCCCGGCTGGGGCGTCGCTACTACCGGTACGACCAGAACGCCGGCCCGCTCGCGGCGAAGATCCAAGATGAGATCGAGGCCTTCGAAAGCCGCCAGGGACGGGAGGCCACCGCCGACGAGCGCAGGCAGTTGCGGGCCAAGGCCGGCGCCATCGCCTTCCGGGCGGGCTTCGGCCGCTCGCCCAAGGACGCCGAGGAACTCACCCGGTACATCAGCGCCAACACCGCCTCGAAGCAACAGGCGGTTGCCGCCTACGACCTCGTCCTACGGGGGCCGGAAGAGATCAGCAAAGGACTGTTCGGCGACGGTGACGAAGATGTCTGCCGGATCACGATCGAGTGCGACGAGGAGGCGGTCCTTGAGACGGTCGCCTGGATCGAGGAGCACGCTCTCGCCACCCGGACCGGCATCAACGGCGTTGCCCAAGAGGACGTGAAGGGCGGACTGGTCGCCACCCTCTTCCGTCACCACGACAACCGGCTCGGCGAGCCCCTTCTCCACCACCACCTGGTTGTGGCGAACAAGGTCCGCGGGGCCGACGGCAAGTGGCGGTCGATCGACGGGAAACTGCTGTACGCGATGGCAGTTGCCGCCTCCGAGTACTACAACCAGCTCCTGGTCGAGAAGGTGTGCGCGCAGCTCGGGCTGGAGGCCGAGGAGCGCGAGGTCACACCGGGCAAGCGTCCGGTGATGGGAATCAAGGGCTTCGACCGCGGGGTGCTGCAGCCGCATTCAAAGCGGACGCGGGACATCGGCCGGCGGCTGGAGGAACTGCTACAGGCTTACCGCCAGGAGCACGGCAAGGAGCCGGGAACGGCGGCCCGGATGGCGCTCATCCAGCAGGCGACGCTGGAGACGAGGCCGACCAAGACGAAGGGGCGGTCCCTGGCCCAGTTGCGTGCGATGTGGCGCAGGCAAGCCATCGCCGCGGTCGGCCGGGAACGGGTCGATGCGCTGCTGCGTACGGCGCAGGCCCACGCGTCCCACTCCGGTGACGGCAGCGGTGGTCTCGCTGAGATCGACGTGACGCAGGCTGCTGAGGACGTCCTTGCCGTGGTGTCCGAGGAGAGAGCCGTGTGGGGCGAGCGGCATGTGCTGGCCGAGGCACGACGCCACGTCGTACGGCTCAGCCGGGGCCGCAGCACCGCGGCCGACGGGCTCGCCGAGCGGATCACCGAACGCGTGCTGTCGCATGGTTCACTGAGCATCACGCCGCCCGACCTGCACCGGCCCTTCGCCCCTCTTCTGCGGGCCGACGGCACGAGCATCTACCGGCGCCGCGAGTCCGTCCTGTACACGTCCCGGGAGGTCTTGGCCGCTGAGGATCGGGTCCTGAACGCGGCGCGCACCGTGGTGGTCCCCGCGCTCGCCGGGGACCGGTTCGCGCAGGTCGCCGACAGTTTCCAGGGCCATGAGCTGGACGCCGGGCAGCGTCGGCTCGCGAAGGCGTTTGCTTGCTCCGACCGGCTCGTTGTCGGCGGCATCGGCCCGGCCGGCGCGGGTAAGACGACTGCCTTGCAGCTTGTACGCGATGCGGTGGCCGCCGGGGGCGGACGGCTCATACCTCTTGCCCCGTCCTCACGCGCGGCGAAGGTCATCGAAGGCGACCTCGACACTACGGCGTACACGCTTCATGGCTGGCTCGCCCAGCGCGAGCGGCTGACCGAAGGAAGCATCGTCCATCGCGTACTCAGGCGGCGCAGAGGCAAGCGCAAGAAGGCTTCCGCAGAGGAGTACGCGCTCCGCCCGGGCGACGTCATCGTGGTGGACGAGGCGGGCATGGCGGGTTCGAAAAACCTCGCACGCGTCGTGGCCGAGGCTGAGTTCGCCGGCGCGTTGGTCCGGCTCATCGGAGATCCCGCGCAGCTCGGTTCTGTTGAGTCGGGGGGCCTGCTGCGCCAACTCGCCCGCGACGTAGGTGTGGTGGAACTGGAAGAGCTTCACCGCTTCCAGACCGAGGGCGAAGGGGAGGCAACCCTTGTCCTGCGCGATGGTGACCCGGCCGATGCCTGGAGCTGGTATCTGGAGCAGGGGCGGGTTGTGGGCGGCAGCCGCGAGGAGATGCTCAACGCCGTCTTCGCGGCGTGGCAACGCGACATCGAGGCCGGTGTGAACGCACTGATGATGGCCGACGACGGCGAGATGGTCCGCGAACTGAACCTCCGGGCCCAGGCCTTCCAACTCGCCTCCGGACGGCTCGATCTGAGCTGGACGGCCAGGTTGCGCGACGAGCTCCAGGCCGCGGTCGGAGACGTCATCGTGACCCGGAAGAACCAGCGCAAGCTCTCCTTGCTCGGGGGCCGCGACTTCGTGAAGAACGGCGACCAGTGGTTGATCGAGCGGATCGACCGGCGCGGCAACGTCCGCGTCCGCCACACCGGGCACGGCGGGCGGATCGTCCTGTCAAGCGGCTACTTGCGCAGGCACGCCGAGCTCGGGTACGCGTACACGACCCACCGCGCCCAGGGCATCACTGTGGATGCCGCCCATGGCGTCATTACCGCCCGCACCTCGCGGGAAGCCGCCTACGTCGAGGCGACCCGCGGTCGCCAGTCCAACCACGTCTATGTCGTCACCGACGAGACCCAGAGCATGCGTGACGTGCTGGACAGCGTGGCCCACAGCAGCCAGGCCTCCATCTCGGCCCACGAGATGATCGAGGTCGAACAGGAACGCGCTTACAGCATCGGCCAGCTCGTCGCCGAATACACCGACGTCTACGCCCGGGCCACCAGCCAACGGCTGCAGAACCTCATCCGTCGTGTCCTCGGGCCTGAGGCTGAGATGTTCATCGCCGCGGACGCCTGGGATGTCGCCGAGCGGTCGCTGCGCGCGGCCGAGGCCGAAGGCTGGGACCTCGGCCGGCTCATCCGGATCGCCTTTGACGAGAGGGACTTCGCCGACGCCGAAGACGCTGCCGCGGTGCTGGCCTGGCGCATCGACTACCGCATTGAGGAGGGGCGAAAGGCGGCCGAAAGTGCCGCCCGAAGGGAGGCCGAGCCGGGCAGCAGTCGCCCGCTGAAGACGCTCAGCAGGGAGCAGCTGCAGCGCCTTCTGGAACTCGCCGAGCTGCACCGCCGGACCGCTCTGGAGGAACTGCTGCGTGCGGATGCCGCAGTCGACAGCCAGCCCCGGCCGGTTGTTGTGGACGGACTTCCCCATCCCGCGTGGCCCGACCGGGCACACGGGCACCTCACCCGGGCCCAACTCGCCGCGGCCATTGCCCACGTGCGCGCCAGGATCCGCCGCGCGGAACACGAAGGCGACCACGCCGCCGAACGCGCCGCTGCCGCGGAACACGCACTGCTGCGGCACGAACAGCGGTTGCGCAGGAAGATGCCCGTACGCGAACGGATGCGCGAGGACTGGCAACGTGAACCCGGTCGCGGCGGCAGCCACACGGCAACGCAGCCCGTGGAGGTCACGCGCGCCGAGCGCATTGTCAACCTGCACCGCCAGGACGCAGCCAGGGAACGGCTCAGGCGTGCCCAGCTCATCGCCGCCAAGATCCGAGCTGAACAGCGGCTACGCGACGAGCTCCCGGACGGTCCGGCACCTGTCCCGGACAACAACGGCCACCTGCCTGACTGGATTGCTCCGTCGGCCGCCGTACGAGACATGGACACCCCAGAGGGCTGGCGTCAGCACCTGGTCGAGCGCCGCTTCGTACTCTCCGAGCGACTGCAGCAGATGGGACTTTCCCTGGTCGAGTCCCCGCCGTCGTGGGCTCGGGTCCTCGGCCCGGTCCCCGCCGCGGGAACCGAACTGCGCGAACAGTGGTTGCGCACCGCAGCGGTGGCCGAAGTGTGGCGCATCCGCCATGCTCTGGCAGACGACGTTCCCGGCATTGGTGAGCAGCCGGCTGATCCCCGCGACGCCCATGCCTGGTCGATCTTCCAGCAGCGCATCGCCGAGGTTGGCCGCCGTGCCCGCGCGTCCGCCGCCGCGCGGCATCGGCCCGACGAGCCGTCCGGCGGGATGCGGATCGCCGCCCGCACGGCCGAGAACTTCCAGTACCGGCTGCTCGACGCCCATATGACCGAGCCGGAAGACCGGGAGGCGGTATCGGCTGCCGCCGCAGCATTCGCCGAACTCGCCCTGCGCCGGGCGCTGGAGGGGCAGGAACCTGTTGAGGAATGGGTCGAGCAGATACCTGCGCCGGACTCGGAGGACAGCACTCAGCAGGAGCAGTGGCAGCAACTCGTTGCAGCTCTCGCCGCCTATCGGATGCTGAACCAGATCGACTCCGGCGAGCCTTTGGGAGAGACTCCTGATGAGGCCGAAGAGCGGGAGCTGTGGGCCGAGTTGCACGAGGCCATGACGCTCTTCCAGCGGGCCCGCATCCAACAGCGCCTGGAAGAAGTCCGCGCCCACCGAGACGCCGAACGAGCGCGGCGCGGCCTGACCCCCGTCGCACCAGGCGTGCCGTCGGACGATGCCGTCCGCCGGCGGCGGGCCGACACCGCACAGGACGAACAGAACCACCACCGGCGCCGCGGCCCCAACTCGGGACCACGCAGGGGACCGGGAATGTGA